The Archangium lipolyticum genome includes a window with the following:
- a CDS encoding two-component regulator propeller domain-containing protein — protein sequence MTSYRIATLVTAGLIALWAGREAHGGEPPGRIGFRNYGTDAGLENHDISCVVQDREGFVWACALDAMYRFDGARFERFGLQSGLPSTIVKDMTLDAEGQLLLVTEEGVVRWDGSRFVAVPLDGVPSRALSLRLDPGKRMWVGTEQGLYVEAEPGRFRPAPGWPGGAARVLWMDASGTLQVASEGRVLGLDAQARWWIRDLPGFMRASSSLVRDGLGRLWLGGDGWLAMQPREGAPFEDRSSLIRGMMGAGRRLRVGQRGQLLVPNYRGLLVVEGERAELLRLSLSERAARMRDVLEDQEGTLWVASLGVSRSLGRGLWSVHDVNTGLPSSMVWGLTRGPDGVLWVGTDKGLARGVDGAWKFVPGLEGYSLKAVRVDRQGAVWAAGNPVGLHRYEPWSGRLRTFGEADDFRANYTFDMAWDADGSLWVATSMGLVRGVRTGETWSFSTVLSSTRQPAFWGVERDGAGRVWTTGDGLHVREGGVFRRLGTAEGLRDDRLRFLLVRRDGRVCVTYSEPLGLSCFGYRDGRLVDGFHLDRGTGLHSGVVYQLGEDAAGRLWVGTGAGTHVVAEAGVIEHFGASGGAPGDDFSSNSFLADADGTVWMGTSNGLGRFEGARYTGPATPPRVVLLDTTLGTRTSARPPVEGLEAAHDEATLEVRFADLGSLDESNMEHEVRLLGQDDGWHTTPGRSVRYTALSPGSYRLEVRARNGRGEWGPVVGLGLVVHPPWWASWWARSLGVLLLGAAVAGVVRWRGSRLQRRNAELERQVAARTAELDQAREKVVQAEKLSAMGQLLARLSHEINNPLTAIHNNLPPVREYFEHLSEVLRCCRELLAAHPEGARELERLWLERELDFVLQDTPDALEAMRNAAERIRSTQADLRAFLRGERPSLEPGDLNAVVNETVELLRRSLPPGARLDVRCGEVPRFLLHKGQLGQVVLNLLRNALDAMGEQGEVRVSTGVRDGMAELVVADEGPGVPAELRARIFEPFFTTKDVGKGSGLGLAICRQLVTENHGGTLELDVSVERGACFRVRLPLVQDAHEAA from the coding sequence ATGACCTCGTATCGGATCGCCACGCTCGTAACCGCGGGCCTCATCGCCCTGTGGGCGGGACGTGAGGCCCATGGCGGAGAACCGCCAGGACGCATCGGATTCCGGAACTACGGCACGGATGCCGGCCTGGAGAACCACGACATCTCCTGCGTCGTCCAGGATCGGGAAGGTTTCGTGTGGGCCTGTGCCCTGGACGCCATGTACCGCTTCGATGGCGCGCGCTTCGAGCGCTTCGGGCTGCAGTCCGGCCTGCCATCGACGATCGTGAAGGACATGACGCTCGACGCCGAGGGCCAGCTGCTCCTGGTGACGGAAGAGGGCGTGGTCCGCTGGGACGGGAGCCGCTTCGTCGCCGTGCCGCTGGACGGTGTCCCCTCGCGGGCCCTGAGTCTGCGCCTGGACCCCGGCAAGCGGATGTGGGTGGGGACCGAGCAGGGCCTGTATGTGGAGGCGGAGCCGGGGCGCTTCCGCCCGGCGCCCGGGTGGCCCGGCGGAGCGGCCCGTGTCCTCTGGATGGATGCCTCGGGCACGCTCCAGGTGGCCTCGGAAGGCCGGGTATTGGGGCTCGATGCGCAGGCGCGGTGGTGGATCCGCGACCTCCCCGGGTTCATGCGCGCCAGTTCCTCGCTCGTGCGCGATGGGCTGGGCCGCCTGTGGCTGGGCGGCGACGGGTGGTTGGCCATGCAGCCCCGGGAGGGAGCGCCCTTCGAGGACCGCTCCTCGCTCATCCGGGGGATGATGGGCGCGGGACGCCGGCTGCGCGTGGGACAGCGGGGTCAGCTCCTGGTGCCGAACTACCGCGGCCTGCTCGTGGTGGAGGGTGAGCGGGCGGAGCTGCTCCGGTTGAGCCTCTCGGAGCGGGCGGCGCGGATGCGGGACGTCCTGGAGGACCAGGAAGGAACGCTCTGGGTCGCCAGCCTGGGCGTGTCCCGCTCCCTGGGGCGGGGCCTGTGGTCCGTGCACGACGTCAACACCGGGCTCCCCTCGAGCATGGTCTGGGGACTGACCCGTGGCCCCGATGGCGTGCTGTGGGTGGGCACCGACAAGGGGCTCGCGCGCGGAGTGGACGGAGCGTGGAAGTTCGTCCCCGGCCTGGAGGGCTATTCCCTCAAGGCCGTGCGCGTGGACCGGCAGGGGGCGGTGTGGGCCGCGGGCAATCCGGTCGGGCTCCACCGCTACGAGCCCTGGAGCGGACGGCTGCGGACGTTCGGTGAGGCCGATGACTTCCGGGCCAACTACACCTTCGACATGGCGTGGGATGCCGATGGCTCCCTGTGGGTGGCCACCTCCATGGGCCTGGTGAGAGGGGTGCGCACCGGCGAGACGTGGTCCTTCTCGACGGTGCTGTCCTCCACCCGGCAGCCGGCCTTCTGGGGCGTGGAGAGGGATGGAGCCGGGCGGGTGTGGACCACGGGGGATGGGCTCCACGTGCGCGAGGGCGGTGTGTTCCGGCGGCTGGGCACCGCCGAGGGGCTGCGGGATGACCGCCTGCGTTTCCTCCTGGTGCGGCGCGATGGCCGGGTGTGCGTGACCTACTCGGAGCCGCTGGGGCTGAGCTGCTTCGGCTACCGGGACGGGCGCCTCGTGGACGGCTTCCACCTGGATCGCGGCACGGGGCTCCACTCGGGTGTCGTCTACCAGCTCGGCGAGGACGCGGCGGGCCGGCTCTGGGTGGGGACCGGGGCGGGTACCCACGTCGTGGCGGAGGCTGGGGTGATCGAGCATTTCGGTGCGAGCGGGGGGGCTCCGGGCGACGACTTCAGCAGCAACTCCTTCCTGGCCGACGCCGACGGGACGGTATGGATGGGCACCTCGAATGGGCTCGGCCGCTTCGAGGGGGCCCGCTACACCGGCCCGGCCACTCCCCCGCGCGTGGTGCTGCTGGACACCACCCTGGGGACGCGCACCTCCGCCCGGCCGCCGGTGGAGGGCCTGGAGGCCGCTCACGACGAGGCGACGCTGGAGGTCCGGTTCGCCGACCTGGGCTCCCTGGACGAGAGCAACATGGAGCACGAGGTGCGCCTGCTGGGACAGGATGACGGCTGGCACACCACCCCGGGCCGCTCGGTGCGGTACACCGCGCTGTCGCCGGGCAGCTACCGCCTGGAGGTGCGCGCGCGAAACGGCCGGGGGGAGTGGGGGCCCGTGGTCGGGCTCGGTCTGGTGGTGCACCCGCCGTGGTGGGCGTCCTGGTGGGCGAGGAGCCTGGGCGTGCTGCTGCTGGGGGCCGCCGTGGCGGGGGTGGTGCGGTGGCGGGGCTCGAGGCTACAGCGCAGGAACGCCGAGCTGGAGCGCCAGGTGGCGGCGCGCACCGCCGAGCTCGACCAGGCGCGCGAGAAGGTGGTGCAGGCGGAGAAGCTCTCGGCCATGGGGCAGCTGCTGGCGCGGCTCTCGCACGAAATCAACAACCCGCTCACGGCCATCCACAACAACCTGCCGCCGGTGCGCGAGTACTTCGAGCACCTGTCCGAGGTGCTGCGGTGCTGCCGCGAGCTGCTCGCGGCCCACCCCGAGGGAGCCCGGGAGCTCGAGCGGCTGTGGCTCGAGAGGGAGCTCGACTTCGTGCTCCAGGACACGCCCGATGCGCTGGAGGCCATGCGGAACGCCGCCGAGCGCATCCGCTCCACGCAGGCGGACCTGCGGGCCTTCCTGCGCGGTGAGCGCCCGTCCCTGGAGCCCGGCGACCTCAACGCGGTGGTGAACGAGACGGTGGAGCTGCTCCGGCGTTCCCTGCCCCCGGGCGCGCGGCTGGACGTGCGGTGCGGCGAGGTGCCCCGGTTCCTCCTTCACAAGGGGCAACTGGGCCAGGTGGTGTTGAACCTGCTGCGCAACGCCCTGGACGCCATGGGGGAGCAGGGCGAGGTGCGGGTGAGCACGGGCGTGCGGGACGGCATGGCCGAGCTGGTGGTGGCCGATGAGGGCCCGGGCGTTCCTGCGGAGCTGAGGGCGCGCATCTTCGAGCCCTTCTTCACCACGAAGGACGTGGGGAAGGGCTCCGGGTTGGGTCTGGCCATCTGCCGGCAGCTCGTCACGGAGAACCACGGAGGCACGCTCGAGCTGGATGTCTCCGTGGAGCGGGGGGCGTGCTTCCGGGTACGGCTGCCGCTCGTCCAGGACGCGCACGAAGCCGCCTGA
- a CDS encoding DUF1624 domain-containing protein yields the protein MSSSQSPSAPAPSARNTGLDRARAVAVIAMVMGHTLDAVLSEQARNGVGVIAYWSMRAVTAPLFLFVAGWAFATTVQRTGAHGASVLRRYVPRVALLLGWGYLLRWPGWGLPALFAGEPMVWRHFLAFDALHGVAGALLLGAGVLAVLPGRTARMVTLLGLAVLFPLVSPWVRAAVAAGGWPLVLEQALVGRTSNFPLFPWAAYFFLGGLTGLALSGVKRVPHWLCLMGTGTGLLSLMALWGGDPKVSDPTLVVWRVGLLCVVAGLAMLLPSRLDGMMGPVGRASLWVYVVHLPIAYGWSTFQGLASRLGRSQDVLPALGLALSVLAVSLALALPAKKLYGRWRRKNGTLRLAARAAASAALPEPPVSG from the coding sequence ATGTCGTCCTCCCAGTCTCCCAGCGCGCCGGCTCCGAGCGCCCGGAACACGGGCCTGGACCGCGCGCGCGCCGTGGCCGTCATCGCCATGGTGATGGGCCACACGCTGGACGCGGTGCTCTCGGAGCAGGCGCGCAACGGCGTGGGGGTGATCGCCTACTGGTCCATGCGGGCCGTGACGGCGCCGCTGTTCCTCTTCGTGGCGGGGTGGGCCTTCGCGACCACCGTGCAGCGCACGGGCGCGCACGGCGCGAGCGTGCTGCGCCGGTACGTGCCGCGCGTGGCGCTGCTGCTCGGCTGGGGCTACCTGTTACGTTGGCCCGGTTGGGGGTTGCCGGCGCTGTTCGCTGGGGAGCCGATGGTGTGGCGGCACTTCCTCGCCTTCGATGCGTTGCACGGGGTGGCGGGGGCGTTGCTGCTGGGCGCCGGAGTGCTGGCGGTGCTGCCCGGCCGGACGGCGCGGATGGTGACGCTGCTGGGGCTCGCGGTGCTCTTTCCCCTGGTGAGCCCGTGGGTGCGCGCGGCGGTGGCGGCGGGCGGGTGGCCGCTGGTGCTGGAGCAGGCGCTGGTGGGCAGGACGTCCAACTTCCCGCTCTTCCCATGGGCGGCCTACTTCTTCCTGGGAGGCCTCACCGGACTGGCGCTCTCGGGGGTGAAGCGGGTGCCGCACTGGCTGTGCCTGATGGGCACGGGCACGGGGCTGCTCTCGCTGATGGCGCTGTGGGGGGGTGACCCCAAGGTGAGCGACCCGACGCTGGTGGTGTGGCGCGTGGGGCTGCTGTGCGTGGTTGCGGGGCTGGCCATGCTGCTGCCCTCGCGGCTCGACGGGATGATGGGCCCCGTGGGGCGCGCGTCGCTCTGGGTCTACGTCGTCCACCTGCCCATCGCCTATGGCTGGTCCACCTTCCAGGGCCTCGCCAGCCGGCTGGGGCGCTCGCAGGATGTGCTGCCCGCACTGGGCCTGGCCCTGTCGGTCCTGGCGGTGTCGTTGGCCCTCGCGCTGCCGGCGAAGAAGCTCTACGGCCGCTGGCGCCGGAAGAATGGCACGCTGCGGCTCGCCGCCCGGGCGGCGGCTTCCGCGGCCCTGCCCGAGCCACCCGTCTCGGGATGA
- the dnaN gene encoding DNA polymerase III subunit beta, with protein sequence MEFRIAADELKRALNRAQGVVERKTTMPILANVLVTASKSGVTVTAFDLEIGIVSEHPAEVMKTGAVTLSAKYVFDIVQNLPDAQVTLKKLANNYVEISSGSAHFKIVGTAPEEYPKLPREESAPLVQVTGNTLLEMIKKTQFAISTDETRYILNGVFFEPQAGGKVRMVATDGHRLSLIERELQGDFKLKGGVIIPRKGLLELKRLLDEAPDAECHLGFAENSALFKKTGLTMVMRLIDGQFPEYQRVIPKEGEKAVLVPKTRLLEGLKRIALLSADKSYAVRIGLAENQLLITANNPDLGEAKDALDIAYRGAAITIGFNARYLIDVLTVTDTEEVAFELGDEHSPGVLHAPGDRSFTAVVMPMRV encoded by the coding sequence ATGGAATTCCGCATCGCCGCTGACGAGCTGAAGAGAGCCCTCAACCGCGCCCAGGGCGTCGTGGAGCGCAAGACGACGATGCCCATCCTGGCCAACGTGCTCGTCACGGCGAGCAAGTCGGGGGTGACCGTCACGGCGTTCGACCTGGAGATCGGCATCGTCTCGGAGCACCCGGCCGAGGTCATGAAGACGGGCGCCGTCACGCTGAGCGCCAAGTACGTCTTCGACATCGTCCAGAACCTGCCGGACGCCCAGGTCACCCTGAAGAAGCTGGCCAACAACTACGTGGAGATCTCCTCCGGCTCGGCGCACTTCAAGATCGTCGGCACCGCGCCCGAGGAGTACCCGAAGCTGCCGCGCGAGGAGAGCGCGCCGCTGGTGCAGGTGACGGGCAACACGCTGCTGGAGATGATCAAGAAGACGCAGTTCGCCATCTCCACGGACGAGACGCGCTACATCCTCAACGGCGTCTTCTTCGAGCCGCAGGCGGGTGGCAAGGTGCGCATGGTGGCCACGGACGGTCACCGCCTCTCGCTCATCGAGCGCGAGCTGCAGGGCGACTTCAAGCTCAAGGGCGGCGTCATCATCCCGCGCAAGGGCCTGCTGGAGCTCAAGCGGCTGCTGGACGAGGCGCCCGATGCGGAGTGCCACCTGGGCTTCGCGGAGAACTCGGCGCTCTTCAAGAAGACGGGCCTGACGATGGTGATGCGGCTCATCGACGGCCAGTTCCCCGAGTACCAGCGCGTCATCCCCAAGGAAGGGGAGAAGGCGGTGCTGGTGCCCAAGACGCGGCTGCTCGAGGGCCTCAAGCGCATCGCGCTGCTGAGCGCGGACAAGAGCTACGCGGTGCGCATCGGCCTGGCGGAGAACCAGCTGCTCATCACCGCCAACAACCCGGACCTGGGCGAGGCCAAGGACGCGCTGGACATCGCCTACCGGGGCGCGGCCATCACCATCGGCTTCAACGCGCGCTACCTGATCGACGTGTTGACGGTGACGGACACGGAGGAGGTGGCCTTCGAGCTGGGTGACGAGCACAGCCCCGGCGTGCTGCACGCCCCGGGTGACCGCAGCTTCACGGCCGTGGTCATGCCGATGCGCGTCTGA
- a CDS encoding DUF6748 domain-containing protein, producing the protein MTLRQPLLAALAFGMLAGCTRNTTESRPAESGGTPTERATPSTNPSGEPPPSEPPSRGTAAADKAGAPVVYIVKDSGVRCMAAPCPSFIATRPDRPNEDGLQVTDVDLAPLGLAEERRANILEATHSPTGLKVEATVVTVPKAGPAGDATVLRVTRVVE; encoded by the coding sequence ATGACCCTGCGTCAGCCCCTCCTCGCCGCCCTCGCCTTCGGCATGCTCGCCGGTTGCACCCGCAACACCACCGAGTCCCGCCCCGCCGAGTCCGGTGGCACCCCCACCGAGAGGGCCACGCCCTCCACCAACCCCTCGGGTGAACCCCCCCCGAGTGAGCCGCCCTCGCGCGGCACCGCCGCCGCCGACAAGGCGGGAGCCCCCGTCGTCTACATCGTGAAGGACAGCGGTGTGCGCTGCATGGCCGCCCCCTGCCCCTCCTTCATCGCCACCCGGCCGGACCGGCCCAACGAGGATGGGCTCCAGGTCACCGATGTCGACCTCGCCCCGCTCGGCCTCGCCGAGGAGCGGCGCGCCAACATCCTCGAGGCGACCCACTCGCCCACCGGCCTCAAGGTCGAGGCCACCGTGGTCACCGTCCCCAAGGCGGGCCCCGCCGGGGATGCCACCGTGCTGCGCGTCACCAGGGTCGTCGAGTAA
- a CDS encoding invasin domain 3-containing protein, translating to MAWRVDVTPQVGRGTRWLLGPLVLLCLLGASTPRAASAPRLSASPRQLLSGRDTRSTLAVSGPGLPSDVRLACSAGRVTLARRSAPDSLQATFVPPRSDTLGTFLCAAVSPSAGTHATVVLEMQRRQVLPLTGLPPLGRVEVRIGDTLHGPVRANAAGQAEVPVLLSPTLSQATVSATAPGQPEQQRLLPLPVSSRPVVLLVAEESSVEADGARGVRVWAFSIDGRGEPLDTAPAFSRIEGTFEPRRVAPGVHVGTFVPHPRATPGQAVLTAQAGNGEPSSVRVELRPGVKPSLTVEAAARELLADGASGTDITVRVQDGQGRGLPGQPLRLQATHGEVAPLQDRGDGTYLARYRAPVGGGEAQLVAKLDGAPPASLSLTLRPPPRLTLEANARELPADGVTRLVLQLTARDPKGALAPDGTVVSLTSTLGMVPASVKTREGRATVELVSGHQSGEALVEARWENASASTSVRLVPGAPARLRVRTEEREVRCDGLDSARVHLVVQDTHGNPLDGVPITLSAAGTQAEHGYFERVAALGGGEFVSRFHAPSRCEGGLATVLAAAGDARGDARLTLSPRTPRALTVRLGAQSNLARLIQPSLELEGDLRPYAFGERLAASASVQVAWGSLSLRGQTPAQEDFDLKVGALTTTVSAGARWLQPLTDTLSAYAGAGLDAHLVQFTWNISLEEGSQRQLSAALGGHLRLGLMRSLGPGELMLQARYGLARLPENGAFRGPIGGLSASLGYRFPL from the coding sequence ATGGCGTGGCGAGTGGATGTCACACCCCAGGTCGGTCGCGGGACCCGGTGGCTCCTCGGGCCGCTGGTCCTGCTGTGCCTCCTGGGAGCCAGCACCCCCCGAGCCGCGTCCGCCCCGCGCCTGTCGGCCTCGCCCCGTCAGCTGCTCTCCGGACGCGACACCCGCTCCACCCTCGCCGTCTCCGGCCCCGGGCTGCCCTCCGACGTGCGCCTGGCGTGCAGCGCGGGCCGCGTCACCCTGGCGCGACGCTCCGCCCCGGATTCGCTCCAGGCCACCTTCGTCCCGCCCCGCTCCGACACCCTCGGCACCTTCCTCTGCGCCGCCGTGTCCCCCTCCGCGGGCACCCACGCCACCGTGGTGCTCGAGATGCAGCGCCGCCAGGTGCTCCCGCTCACCGGACTGCCTCCACTCGGCCGCGTGGAGGTGCGCATCGGCGACACCCTCCATGGCCCCGTCCGCGCCAACGCCGCCGGACAGGCCGAGGTGCCCGTCCTCCTCTCCCCCACGCTCTCGCAGGCCACCGTCTCGGCCACCGCGCCCGGTCAGCCCGAGCAGCAGCGGCTCCTGCCCCTGCCCGTCTCCTCCAGGCCCGTGGTGCTCCTCGTCGCCGAGGAGTCCTCCGTCGAGGCGGATGGAGCGCGAGGCGTCCGCGTGTGGGCCTTCTCCATCGACGGGCGCGGTGAGCCGCTGGACACGGCCCCGGCCTTCTCTCGCATCGAGGGCACGTTCGAGCCGCGGCGCGTGGCCCCGGGCGTCCACGTGGGCACGTTCGTTCCCCACCCCCGCGCCACTCCAGGTCAGGCGGTGCTGACGGCGCAGGCCGGCAACGGAGAGCCCTCCTCCGTCCGCGTGGAGCTGCGGCCGGGCGTGAAGCCCTCGCTCACCGTGGAGGCCGCCGCGCGGGAGCTGCTGGCGGATGGAGCCTCGGGCACCGACATCACCGTGCGCGTCCAAGACGGGCAGGGACGCGGGTTGCCCGGGCAGCCTCTCCGGCTCCAGGCCACGCACGGGGAGGTGGCGCCCCTGCAGGACCGCGGAGATGGCACCTACCTCGCGCGCTACCGAGCCCCCGTCGGCGGGGGAGAGGCACAGCTCGTCGCGAAGCTCGACGGCGCGCCCCCGGCCTCGCTCTCGCTGACACTGCGCCCTCCCCCGCGCCTCACCCTGGAGGCGAACGCCCGCGAGCTGCCCGCCGACGGTGTGACGCGGCTCGTGCTCCAGCTCACCGCCCGCGACCCGAAGGGCGCCCTGGCTCCGGATGGGACGGTGGTCTCCCTCACCTCCACGCTCGGAATGGTGCCCGCCTCCGTGAAGACGCGCGAGGGCCGGGCCACCGTCGAGCTCGTCTCCGGCCACCAGTCCGGCGAGGCCCTCGTCGAGGCCCGGTGGGAGAACGCGAGCGCCAGCACCTCCGTGCGCCTCGTCCCCGGCGCTCCCGCCCGCCTGCGCGTCCGCACCGAGGAGCGCGAGGTGCGCTGTGACGGCCTCGACAGCGCGCGGGTGCACCTCGTCGTCCAGGACACCCACGGCAACCCGCTGGACGGCGTCCCCATCACCCTGAGCGCCGCGGGCACCCAGGCCGAGCACGGGTACTTCGAGCGCGTGGCGGCCCTCGGTGGCGGCGAGTTCGTCTCCCGCTTCCACGCGCCCTCCCGGTGCGAGGGCGGCCTGGCCACCGTGCTCGCCGCGGCGGGTGACGCGCGAGGCGATGCCCGGCTCACCCTCTCCCCGCGCACGCCCCGCGCTCTCACCGTGCGGCTCGGCGCGCAGAGCAACCTCGCCCGGCTCATCCAGCCCTCCCTGGAGCTGGAGGGAGACCTGCGCCCCTACGCGTTCGGCGAGCGGCTCGCCGCCAGTGCCTCCGTGCAGGTGGCCTGGGGCAGCCTCTCGCTGCGGGGCCAGACTCCGGCCCAGGAGGACTTCGACCTGAAGGTGGGCGCCCTCACCACCACCGTGTCCGCCGGCGCGCGCTGGCTCCAGCCCCTCACCGACACCCTCTCCGCCTACGCGGGGGCCGGGCTCGACGCGCACCTCGTTCAATTCACCTGGAACATCTCCCTGGAGGAGGGCAGCCAGCGCCAGCTCTCCGCGGCGCTGGGCGGCCACCTGCGGCTCGGGCTGATGCGCTCGCTCGGCCCCGGAGAGCTCATGCTCCAGGCACGCTACGGACTCGCCCGGCTCCCCGAGAACGGCGCCTTCCGCGGCCCCATCGGCGGACTCTCCGCCTCGCTCGGCTACCGCTTCCCGCTCTGA
- a CDS encoding sensor histidine kinase: MRIRSRLLLLLIATAAVPTLAMGLLAWRDAERALGDAVAEQYRRSARAEAEHASTYVLSLATELGGALLHLDPEALGPAQAQEFLARVFLRRDRISLVGLFDGQGRMTASVFVDDPEAFARQEPQFRRHDTVAAGEVEDFRRRAAELLSQVPPGRAYAISAPYLTAVRQRPAVVVVALGPRGGPGGLAAELGLEELSQRLAASGDGSERVFLLDGGGRLLLSGDPERERRREEFATRLPGAPGAQGTGQAGYEEEGRTWMAAYSPVPGLDWVAVVARPREAALAPLDALARNTFGVLGLTLVGVLVLAPLLARAMARPIARLAGGARELARGNLGHRISLPRRDELGDLARTFNDMSQALEVAHRELLGFNAQLQSQVEERTRELQKTQAQLSRSQRLAAMGDLAAGMAHEMNNPLAAILGNVQLLLMDLPEEDPSRRMLSAVLQQAQRIANIVRELQLLVERQHFGRTPLDLHKMLQRVLDGRGADLSAAGVRVTCRFAPGEVRVLGDQQALSDVFGRLLGNALNALKDRPERELTLVTQRAAEQMVQVELRDTGRGIPREHLERIFNPFFTTKQQWSGKGLSLAVCHRVIEDHGGTITLQSEEGVGTTVTLMLPAAPMPPPLV, from the coding sequence ATGAGAATCCGCTCCCGGCTGCTGCTGCTGCTCATCGCCACCGCCGCGGTGCCCACGCTCGCCATGGGACTGCTGGCCTGGCGCGACGCGGAGCGGGCACTCGGGGACGCCGTCGCCGAGCAGTACCGGCGCAGCGCGCGCGCCGAGGCCGAGCACGCCTCCACCTATGTCCTCTCGCTCGCCACGGAGCTGGGTGGCGCCCTGCTGCACCTGGACCCGGAGGCGCTCGGGCCCGCCCAGGCCCAGGAGTTCCTCGCCCGCGTCTTCCTGCGGCGCGACCGCATCTCCCTGGTGGGACTCTTCGATGGGCAGGGGAGGATGACGGCCTCCGTCTTCGTGGACGACCCGGAGGCCTTCGCGCGGCAGGAGCCGCAGTTCCGCCGCCATGACACCGTGGCCGCCGGGGAGGTGGAGGACTTCCGGCGCCGGGCCGCGGAGCTGCTCTCCCAGGTGCCCCCGGGGCGCGCGTACGCCATCTCCGCGCCCTACCTCACCGCCGTGCGCCAGCGGCCCGCGGTGGTGGTGGTGGCGCTCGGACCCAGGGGAGGCCCGGGAGGACTGGCCGCCGAGCTGGGACTGGAGGAGCTCTCCCAGCGGCTGGCCGCCAGCGGGGACGGGAGCGAGCGCGTCTTCCTGCTGGATGGAGGGGGCCGGCTGCTGCTGAGCGGAGACCCGGAGCGAGAGCGCCGCCGCGAGGAGTTCGCCACGAGGCTGCCGGGAGCACCGGGCGCGCAAGGGACGGGGCAGGCCGGGTACGAGGAGGAGGGCCGCACGTGGATGGCGGCCTACAGCCCGGTGCCCGGGCTGGACTGGGTGGCGGTGGTGGCCCGTCCGCGAGAAGCGGCGCTCGCGCCGTTGGATGCACTGGCCCGGAACACCTTCGGGGTGCTCGGGCTGACGCTGGTGGGCGTGCTGGTGCTGGCCCCGCTGCTGGCGCGGGCCATGGCACGCCCCATCGCCCGGCTGGCCGGGGGCGCGCGGGAGCTCGCCCGGGGCAACCTCGGCCACCGCATCTCCCTGCCGCGCCGGGACGAGCTGGGAGACCTCGCCCGCACCTTCAATGACATGAGCCAGGCGCTGGAGGTGGCGCACCGCGAGCTGCTGGGCTTCAACGCACAACTGCAGAGCCAGGTGGAGGAGCGCACCCGGGAGCTGCAGAAGACACAGGCACAGCTCTCGCGCAGCCAGCGCCTGGCGGCCATGGGAGACCTGGCGGCCGGCATGGCCCACGAGATGAACAACCCGCTCGCCGCCATCCTGGGCAACGTGCAACTGCTGTTGATGGACCTGCCGGAGGAGGACCCCTCGCGGAGGATGCTCTCCGCCGTCCTGCAGCAGGCCCAGCGCATCGCCAACATCGTCCGCGAGCTGCAATTGCTGGTGGAGCGGCAGCACTTCGGACGCACGCCGTTGGACCTGCACAAGATGCTGCAACGCGTGCTGGATGGGCGAGGGGCGGACCTGTCGGCGGCGGGCGTGCGGGTGACGTGTCGGTTCGCTCCCGGGGAGGTGAGGGTGCTCGGAGACCAGCAGGCGCTGAGTGACGTCTTCGGCCGGCTGCTGGGCAATGCCCTCAATGCGCTGAAGGACAGACCGGAGCGCGAGCTCACGCTCGTCACACAGAGGGCGGCCGAGCAGATGGTGCAGGTGGAGCTGAGGGACACGGGCCGGGGAATTCCCCGCGAGCACCTGGAGCGCATCTTCAATCCCTTCTTCACCACCAAGCAGCAATGGAGCGGCAAGGGCCTGTCGCTGGCGGTGTGCCATCGCGTCATCGAGGACCACGGCGGCACCATCACCCTGCAGAGCGAAGAAGGGGTGGGAACGACCGTGACGCTGATGCTGCCCGCGGCCCCGATGCCGCCGCCCCTCGTGTGA
- a CDS encoding cobalamin B12-binding domain-containing protein yields MDPSTLPRSPLISAPPPVIHDTISALRESYLSAQLKGNRREALRLLVDEGILRGIPLPTLHLEIIQEAQREIGRLWQENHISVAQEHLATAISQLALSHLYRHLPRDPSNGRTVMISCVEGELHELGARVASDFLEMAGFDVRFLGANVPTEHLVREVRAQKPDLLALSVTMTYHIPALRQAVAAVREVAPLLPLAVGGLAFSWVPGLEAELGVPFFGKDARELVASACRMFEV; encoded by the coding sequence ATGGACCCGAGTACCTTGCCGCGCTCGCCTCTCATCTCCGCGCCCCCACCCGTGATTCACGACACCATCTCCGCGCTCCGGGAGTCCTACCTTTCCGCCCAGCTCAAGGGAAACCGCCGCGAGGCGCTCCGCCTGCTGGTGGATGAGGGCATCCTGCGGGGTATCCCCCTGCCCACCCTGCACCTGGAGATCATCCAGGAGGCCCAGCGGGAGATCGGCCGGCTCTGGCAGGAGAACCACATCTCGGTGGCCCAGGAGCACCTGGCCACCGCCATCTCCCAGCTCGCCCTGTCTCACCTCTACCGACACCTGCCGAGAGATCCATCCAACGGGCGCACGGTGATGATCTCCTGCGTGGAGGGAGAGCTGCACGAGCTGGGCGCCCGCGTGGCGAGCGACTTCCTGGAGATGGCGGGCTTCGACGTACGCTTCCTGGGGGCGAATGTCCCCACGGAACATCTGGTGCGCGAGGTGCGTGCGCAGAAACCCGATTTGCTGGCGCTCTCGGTCACCATGACGTACCACATCCCGGCCTTGCGTCAGGCGGTGGCGGCGGTGCGCGAGGTAGCGCCGTTGTTGCCACTGGCCGTAGGGGGATTGGCCTTCTCCTGGGTCCCCGGGCTGGAGGCGGAATTGGGAGTCCCCTTCTTCGGCAAGGACGCGCGCGAGCTGGTCGCGTCGGCCTGCAGGATGTTCGAGGTCTAG